In Salvelinus namaycush isolate Seneca chromosome 12, SaNama_1.0, whole genome shotgun sequence, the DNA window acaagcctccccctttttcctccaaacataacgatggtcattatggccaaacggttctatttttgtttcatcagaacagaggacatttctccaaaaagtacgatctttgtccccatgtgcagttgcaaaccgtagtctggcttttttatggtttcttccttgctgagcggcctttcaggttatgtcgatatagaactcgttttactgtggatatagatacttttgtacccgtttcctccagcatcttcacaaggcctttgctgttctgggattgatttgcacttttcgcaccaaagtacgttcatctctaggagacagaacacatctccttcctgagcggtatgacggctgcgtggtcccatggtgtttatacttgcgtactattgtttgtacagatgaacgtggtaccttcaggcgtttggaaattgctcccaaggatgaaccagacttgtggaggtctacacatttttttctgaggtcttggctgatttattttgattttcccataatgtcaagcaaagaggcacggagtttgaaggtaggccttgacatacatccacagttatacctccaattgaatcaaatgatgtcaattagcctgtcagaagcttctaaagccatgacataattttctgaactTTTCCAAGCGGTTtgaaggcagtcaacttagtgtatgtaaacttctgacccactggaattgtgatacagtgaattataagaaaaagtacttgtgtcatgcacaaagtagatgtcctaaccgacttgccaaaactatagtttgttaacaagacatttgtggagtgtttgaaaaacgagttttaatgactccaacctaagtgtatgtcaatcaatcaatcaattttattttatatagcccttcgtacatcagctaatatctcgaagtgctgtacagaaacccagcctaaaaccccaaacagctagtaatgcaggtgtagaagcactgtatgtaaacttccgacttcaactgtatatgaactATAAAGATATTGTAGCCATGTCAGTCTTTTTAGATGATACTATGGATGATGCTACATTTTTAGCACTTGCAGGTGAATTGAATTTAGCAAATCAACCAGTTATTTTAAGTTCTTCCATGTGTCTTGTCTTCCAGCAAAGCTAACAGAACAAGCAGCCCTGTGCTTTGAAATGGCAGAAGTTTCACAATGCTGCTCACTTCCTGGATTTAGTGTCATACATTTTTAGTGCAAGAGAGGAACTAGATAGAAATTCAAAGGAACTTGAGAAAAATATCAGTGGCTGAGGATGACTAGTAAAACAAACCGCACAATGAAATGTGTGAACAGTAGGGTCTAACAGGAAAGATTGTGTGCAGAGTTTTTATTTTAGTCTGAAACGTTTTAACTAACTGGATCTGAATATAGTAAAGACTAGAGAGGGAGCTGTAACTACGTGTGGGCGAGTTTGTTGTTGCTGTTAGGATGTCTCTGCTCTTTCATTTGTTGTGGTGTTCTCTGGCAAGGTTGGGATTGGAAAGTGCGTCTACTGGTCTAGTGAGTGACAGCATCAGTCTTGGAGAATTTGAATTGAAGCTAGGCAGTAGTTTTTGACTCCTAACATTTCTTATGCTTAAAGCAATAtgctgtgtgcatgtgtttatGAATAACTCATTAAGACATTTCCATTTCTCAATATTGTGATTTTTCTACACTAATAAAACGGCCCTTTTGCTTGGAAAGGGAATTGGGTCAATTGACAAACATTTCTTCAGTAATGTTGTAAGAATACTgtcacatttgcaaaaaaaaattcaTTGAGATTTCCCTTTTATAGTTCATGACTTTCCAAACCTCACAGTTTACACAGGGCCACCTGTTTCCAAAGCTTGTTTGTTatattaacgtgtgtgtgtgtatttgggtCCCAATGACAGGTAGTAATGTGGTGCTGTACTTCATTCATTCCTGAATTGAGACTGCCTCTAGGGAGCACTGAGAGTCTGTGCGGCACCGTACCAGTGAGACAGTGACTCAGTCTAGGCTGAGCTCTTGTGGTGCTTCTCCGTGGTCTGACCTCGGTTCCACAGCGTGCACCAGTCACAGAGGAGCTCAACTCGAGATCCTGAAGAGCCTCCTGTGTTTCAGTGAGTATTGTGACAGCAGCAGGAGTAGTGCATTGAAATCAGCTCCCGCAACGGGACTCGGCGAGCTCAAACAGGACGGTAAAATCCACATAATAGTCATCTCTGAAAGCCTGCTGTCTTTAGACATCGTTCCTCTTTTAAAGTGTGCCATGAGGGCAGAATGTTTGACGCTGGTTGTCTTATTGGCGCTGGAATATTTGTGTCAGAGTGAAGCCATGTCCACCTGTAAGTCACTGGACTTGGAGCTGGTGAAGAGAAAACGCATTGAGGCCATCCGTGGACAGATACTGAGCAAGCTGCGGCTGCCCAAGGAGCCAGAGATTGATCAGGAGGGAGACACTGAGGAGGTCCCAACCTCCCTGATGTCCATCTACAACAGCACAGTGGAGCTGAGTGAGGAGCAGGTGTACACGTACATATCGCCCACTCAGGATGCAGAAGAGGAGGCATACTTTGCAAAGGAGGTCCACAAGTTCAGCATGAAACAAAGTGAGTACACTCAGTGCACTACCCTTGCAAGGATAATGAcgctgagcctttttctaaaatgttttatgagattagtGGACACATTGGAAGGGATCTTagaccggcaggtagcctagtggttagagcgttggactagtaaccaagaggttgcaagatcgaatccccgagctgacaaggtaaaaatctgtagctctgcccctgaacaggcagttaacccactgttcctaggccgtcattgaaaataagaatttgttcttaactgacttgcctagttaaataaaggtaaaataaaagattcctccatacagaatctttacAGATCCTTGATACCCCTCgtctgtgcttatggactgccctcttcaattcaaaccagagggtttcaagtccagagactgagatggccattgcaaaatgttggttttgtggtcaattaaccatttattTGTGGATTTTTTATGTGTGCTtatgttattgtcttgctggaagagcCAATTGTGGCCAAGTGTCATCCTcttggcagaggcaaccaggttttggcTAAAATGTCATGGTACTTTGTAAAGTTCCtgatgctgttgaccttaacaaAGGCCCCAGGACTAGTGGAAGCAGAATGGCCCCATAACACCATACAagttacaaaatatattttggtacttgtaacaaaatatatttctctgtgcaattgtattagtatattATCATTTGCAAATGTTTTGAGCATGCTATGTAGCTCGGTATTTGTATGACTTGTTGTAGTAtttttttgctaatctttatcaagaGGGCCAATAATTCTGAACCTACCTGTATATCCATGCATGCTGCTGCTTACACAGATAATAAAGCCTGGGtaattccagtcctcggggggCCTCATTGGTGTCACACttcttctccatccctagcaaacacagctgatttaaactaattgcattctaaactgaagatcatgattagttgattattggagtcaggtgtgttagctgggactggggcaaaaagtgtgacaccaatcaggcccccgaggactggcaTTGCCCAGGCCTGCTAGTAGCTTGTCAAGTTAAAGTGGATGTTTCCCTAGCCTTACTTTAGTCAGGTATAGGCGTGTTAAATGGTTGATGTGTGTAGGGGTATCTTCAAAGGTTGATTTTTAAGGTATAAATCTTTAATCAAGGCTGGCCGTCGTGTACAGTTATTTTAACGTTTCATCTTAGGGCATACCATTGGAGAGGCGTGCGAGATATTTGCAGACCTATGCCTATTTGGCAACGCTTTTCCCACGTCGGAGAGTATATCCGTGGACGGTTCTGATAAGGAAATTGTCGTTTGCATCGCTGGGCAGTGCCCAGGAATGAATTAAGTCCAATTGTCAGATGCTACCACCCCCATCGAAATCAAAACCAAACATGCTCAGTTCTACTTCCCGTCTGCGGCAGCAAGTTACCCAATTGCGGGTCTGATTATCTATTCTAGACAAACATGTGAAACACCAGTGTGTATGCTAAGCTAGACACAACGTGGATTCCATGTTTGGTTTTGATTTAGAGGGGGTGGGGACATTTAACAATTGGATGTCATTCTTTCCTGGGCAACGCTTAGGAACGATTTCCTTATCAGAACCGTCAACCGACCACTGATATACTCTCCGATGTGGGAAAAGTATAGCCAAACAGGGTCAGCAATCTCGCAAGGTGGCTCAATGTTATACAGCTAGACCAGAGTAATGTTAGACCATATTGTCACTTAGAATGTGGAGGGTGAGACCGATGGATGGGGAAAGGGAGGTTTCCTCGGACTGATTCCCGTGTGCTTATCTGAACAGCTGGCAGGGAGGAACACTTCAGGATACATTCTGTTAAATGACTCAAGTCGTGCCCTCGCAAATAAAATGGCTTCTATCCCTGTAAACCATGAAGCATCTGTCAACCTTTTCACCACGCTGGATTGTGCGACGTAGGATGATGCAGAGAGGGTTAGCAGACATGCAAATGATTAAGCTAATCAAGGCTATTTCACCCATGTCATATGTTGTGAATATGATGCATTTGAAATAGTGCTGTAGTTTCTGACTGAGCAAATTTAGAAACTGCAGTTGGTGGAACATTTTTAGGATGTAAATGTGTATAATTATGTCCTTTAGATAAGGTTGTTGACTGGAAATGGGTGTTTCTTCCATTGGTTTACTGAACTGACTGCAATGGCCCTGTCTGCTGTGTTTAAAACCACGGCCTGCCTCAACCTTTTACCTCTCCCTACCAGATGTTTCCTTCCCTTTGCTGGATCCTTCCCCTTTTCTGTCTAAAGACAGTATAAATCTCTGCAGTGTAAACTTGTTGTCCAGGCAGTCACTGAGCCGGTTAGGTTTGCCCCAGAAGCTCTCAGGATCGTGACCTCTGATTAGCTCCTTTTTTTATGCTGCTGGTTTAGTGTAATGCTATGTGGTGATGCATGATGGTTTGCTCTCGAGAACCCAAGGTGGCATTCTGCTCAGAGTTCTCAGGCGTAAGTATCGCCCAGAGGCTGGGACCATGTGAACTACAATCCCCACACTCTGCTTTAATGTTTATAAACGTTAATAATCCTCACTTGCAATAAGGTTTTGGAAACATAAAGCCCTCTCTTTTCACATCACATAAAAAACAACTTCACAAATGCAAATTATACACTTACAATTATACACtgttttaacacagttgcagccaACAATATTTTTCaattaaaacacttttttggctTCCTTATTccgttacacacaggtgttcggagcactctagatagctaattagcacaggtggtcgcctctgtcttctgtctgtcttccgtaaacaacctctgtaacatggaaatatggctGTTTGGGAACACTAACCTTATAAAGGTTCCCCCTCCCCCACACTGACAGAAGATACCTTTGTAAATAGATGCTAGAGTTAGCTAGAGGCTACAGCATGGTGTGATCTGGCCCCCAGAGCAGGCTCACTTCCTCAGCGGCCTTTCCAATGTGTAATTATTGTTATAGACTCGCAGGGGTAATTTTGGCTCCAGCGGATAGTATTTGAGGCAAAGCCAAACCTGAAACTGCATTCGCCTCTCCCTGAGAGTGTCTTTTTATATAACAGAATCTATCCACAATAGTTTTATTACCGGTACAATGCTTTCTCTATGGCCTCCTCTCTTGCACTGACTGGTCCTGTAGTAGAAATAATTAACAATCACTGACTGACTCTCCTTCTTTCCCAGGTGAGAACACCGTTAAGTACCAAATGCTCTTCAACATGTCTGAGATGCGGTCTGTATTGGGGACAGATCGACTGCTCTCTCAAGCTGAGCTCCGTCTCCTCATCAAAAATCGTGGCATGCTCGACGGCATCGAGCAGAGGCTGGAACTCTACAGAGGCATTGGAGATAAGGCACGTTACATGAAGTCCCATTTTGTCTCAAAGGAATGGGCCAATCGCTGGATCTCCTTTGATGTTACACAGACTCTGAGGGAGTGGCTGCAAGGGGCTGGTAAGTTACAATTTCCTTTAGGGTTGTAGTCATAATTGCATAACACAAACAGTATGTTGAAACACTGACAATCATATCCTGTTACAAATCTGTGTTTGATTGAAGTGGCACTACAAAGAAGGCCTTTGGAAAAGCATGTGTAAGAACTTTCCAATAGACTTTTACACCTAAAACAGCAGACCTATTCCTtcaggtttaaaaaataaataaatgatacaCAATttatatttggatttttacaacaTTTTCCAGGAGAGGAGCAAGGATTCCAATTGAAGTTGTCTTGTGATTGTGGGAAAACAATGGAAGAATTCCTCTTTGAAATATCAGGTATTTGCAGTCTACTAGCTATATTCACTATATTGAAATCAACTCAAGCCACACGCCCTCTGACAAACCTCCACTGTAAATCTCTTTACTGACAAATGTGTCAATGTTTTATACAATAGGGATGAACAAGCCAAGGGGAGATAAAGAAACTCTCTTCGTGAACATGCCAAAGCCTCACATTTTACTGATGTCACTTCCTGTGGAACGCCACAGCCAGCTTAGCTCTCGGAAGAAACGACAAACCACTACTGAAGAGATTTGCTCAGAGTGAGACTATTCTTTATTCCACCAGCCCAAGAGAACATTTTATAACTATCAATTCATGTCTCTTAAATGTgtgttaattaagcaataaggcacaagggggtgtggtatgtggcctatataccacggctaagggttgttctGGATACAggccttagtcgtggtatattggctatgcaccacaaacccccgaggtgccttattgctattataaactggttaccaacgtaaatagagcagtaaaaatacatgttttgtcatacccatggtatacggtctgacataccacggctgtcagccaatcagcattcagggctcgaaccacccagtttataatctctTTTAGCTGATGgatataatgtaggcctacttagACGCCTTGTTAACGCCCTGTTTTTAAGAGATGAGGTGTATAactcacaggtgtgtgtgtgtacccctaGCAAATCAGAGAGTTGCTGTGTGCGAAAGCTTTACATTGACTTCCGTAAGGACCTGGGCTGGAAATGGATCCATGAACCCACTGGCTACTTTGCTAACTACTGCATGGGCCCATGCACCTATATATGGAACACAGAGAACAAGTACTCCCAGGTAATGCTACCAATCATGTACCTGTAAGCCTCCCTATTGTTTACTGTCTCTAAAGGATCTGTACAGTAATGCCACTATATAGCCACGGGGTGAGATTGAGACCACATACAGAACGAGATGGTCTGTAACTGTTCAATGAGATATCTAGTAACCTTTTGTTTACTTAACCACAGGTACTGGCTCTGTATAAGCACCACAATCCTGGAGCCTCTGCCCAACCTTGCTGTGTTCCACAGGTCTTGGAGCCCCTACCCATTCTCTACTATGTGGGTAGACAACACAAGGTCTGTGAATATTGTATTGTTAACTCAAAGTCTCATAACATCCTCACTGAATTGAAATGATAGTCAACGAAGCTGCTGGGTTAAAATGTTTCTGAACAATGTCTCCACTGAAGGTactcttccttttttttttttttcttgcacAGGTGGAGCAGTTGTCCAATATGATTGTTAAGTCCTGCAAGTGTAGCTAGAATTACATATATCCATTTTCTTATTCATCATATTTCCTTGTACTCATGGAGTCCTAAAATCTGGATGTAGTCCAGACATCATTTCCGAATGttaatattattatttgacataTTTCCCAGCCGAGGATTTCCCTATTCAATGATTAGtggatgtttttttattttttatatatagtgGTTTATGGAGTTTTTTAATAGTTATTTAGATTTGCCAATGTCCTGGGTGTGTCAATAGACTTGTCTTATTGTCATTGTGTTTCAGTATTTACAGTGTAttcacaaagtattcagaccccttcttttttcccacattttgttacgttacagccttattctgaaatggattaaataaaataaaaatcctcatcaatctacacacaatacctgtaAAAAAGACGCCTtgttccccctcctctcctctctacctaacTTCCCCTTCACAGTCCCTTCAGTTTCCCTTCAGTCCCGTTAGTTTGGCTGCTCAGCCCACCTAAGTTATCCCTCACCCATCATAGCCCTGCCATTCCCAACCAATCAGAGTGCTTGGAAAGGGGCATCAGGACACTGCACCCACCCACTCAGGTCAGAGCATTATTGTTGTCTGAATGGAGAAGACGCATGTGTCTGAGGACTTTTTATTGTCGACAGTAACACGAATGTCTGACTGTTGTGTGCGTCGAAATAACCACAACAATAAGAATCCAAGTCATTCGGATTACCAAAATCATAGAAACACCTACAATGgaaatatctgtgtgtgtgtgtggtggtgactATCAAGAGTACAGTGATGGGCCTCAACATCATGTTCTAACCAGACAGCACTATAGTGGGCAGAACCAAACCAATCAGTTATAAGTATATAGCGGGTAAGGGAATTCAGAGCCGACCGCTTAGACAGGTGAGGGCATACCAGCCAACCGTTTTTACGTGGTTCTTCTAGCCGGATTTAGTgaccaacttttttttttacacgtcCCTCATTTGTCCAGATTAGTTTttacaataccacataatgacaaagcgaaaacccgtgattgtgtcgaggcacagatctgggggaagggtaccaaaacatttctgcagcattgaatgtccccaagaacacagtagcctccatcattcctaagtggaagaagtttggaaccacca includes these proteins:
- the LOC120056617 gene encoding transforming growth factor beta-1 proprotein-like isoform X1, whose amino-acid sequence is MRAECLTLVVLLALEYLCQSEAMSTCKSLDLELVKRKRIEAIRGQILSKLRLPKEPEIDQEGDTEEVPTSLMSIYNSTVELSEEQVYTYISPTQDAEEEAYFAKEVHKFSMKQSENTVKYQMLFNMSEMRSVLGTDRLLSQAELRLLIKNRGMLDGIEQRLELYRGIGDKARYMKSHFVSKEWANRWISFDVTQTLREWLQGAGEEQGFQLKLSCDCGKTMEEFLFEISGMNKPRGDKETLFVNMPKPHILLMSLPVERHSQLSSRKKRQTTTEEICSDKSESCCVRKLYIDFRKDLGWKWIHEPTGYFANYCMGPCTYIWNTENKYSQVLALYKHHNPGASAQPCCVPQVLEPLPILYYVGRQHKVEQLSNMIVKSCKCS
- the LOC120056617 gene encoding transforming growth factor beta-1 proprotein-like isoform X2 yields the protein MSTCKSLDLELVKRKRIEAIRGQILSKLRLPKEPEIDQEGDTEEVPTSLMSIYNSTVELSEEQVYTYISPTQDAEEEAYFAKEVHKFSMKQSENTVKYQMLFNMSEMRSVLGTDRLLSQAELRLLIKNRGMLDGIEQRLELYRGIGDKARYMKSHFVSKEWANRWISFDVTQTLREWLQGAGEEQGFQLKLSCDCGKTMEEFLFEISGMNKPRGDKETLFVNMPKPHILLMSLPVERHSQLSSRKKRQTTTEEICSDKSESCCVRKLYIDFRKDLGWKWIHEPTGYFANYCMGPCTYIWNTENKYSQVLALYKHHNPGASAQPCCVPQVLEPLPILYYVGRQHKVEQLSNMIVKSCKCS